The Tenebrio molitor chromosome 7, icTenMoli1.1, whole genome shotgun sequence region taaataactattatgttaCGGGCAATGTGAGAAATCAGTTAATCAGCGAAATGCTTAGCCAATCTACATAACGTCTAAATGGGCTTGCAATTAGCGGAGTGGCTGTTGTTTTAGTTTCTTCGTAGTTTGATAAGCGTGTTTTAGATAATATGCCTCATAAGACACTGTCTTCACTTTAGCTAAAGTATTCATTAGTCAAAGTGAGGAATTGAATCTAATAATATGTAGATACACGTTGTGTGTTTTTGACTTGACTTTTGACTTGTTAAGTGaccaaaaaatgttaacaatttttctctcatcacgaaaaaatgttgaagttaattataacattatataatataatattataccgggtgttcaCTCTCACAGTAGTACATAGGCAGTTAACAATGTGCATTCAGTCGACAGGTATTATGCCATTATTTCTATACATCAATAACATTAaagaataatattaaaataggtaattaacagtttaagcagattttattataaattcttaaaaaataaacaatactaaagaAAGATAAAATCGCAATTAATATGCAAATAACTTCCCTTTTTGAAATAAGCAGCACCCCACTCTGTTATAAAAAGCATTTCTTACACTGGCCAACTGCCTCTCAGTAATTAACAGGCACTCGGCAGATATTGCTTCTCTCAAACGATTCATACCTGGGTGGCGTCTTTTGTAAATTGGTGGTCCCACAAGAAAAAGTCGCAAGGCGCTAAATCAGGAGATCTTGCTGGCCGATTTATAACACCACCTATACCAATCCAACAATttggaaattaataatttaaaacatttctaACATTTAAATCGAAATGCCCGGGACACCTTAGTTACTACGTAATACTGAATTGAAATTGAAAGTTTGCGCCCAAGAAATTTATGAACCGCTATCTTTTATAATGATTGTGATAAGCGGAAAATTATCGTCCAATTAGTCTTACATTGGTCTCATGCAAGCCCAtaggaaaaataatttcaagcaaaatcaTATCGTTGGATCCCTGGATATTGTAGGTATATTTTCATTTGGAAAAGACGTTTGATCGAGTTCGACATTCACAAATTAGAACATAACGGGATAAGGGGACTGTTACTTCCCTGGATTGAAGCCTTCTTATCTAACAGGTCCTTCAAAGTTAAAGTAGGTAATGCTTATTCTGGCAAATGCCCAGTTGTGTCTGGTAATTATTCtctaattttcaataataccaACTCACACATTAATTGAAAATGACTGCTGGAAGTGACGCTCTTGGGTTTGCTTGGTTTTCAATTTCGGgaagaatttcttcttctgcatCGAAAATGCGATCTCGTTGGCGACCAAGATTGCCcttattcatttcgaaacgcccgaaatcgcgaagatgccgcacaacgtttacaaaggttcgtgcattGGGAAATTTCCTTTGAGGAAACCTTTTACCGTAGATTTGGCGTGCTCGCTCTGAATGTCCACCGGCTTCGCCAAGAATCAAaaccatatcggttttctcCAGGTTACCTATTGTGGGTTTCTGtcacaggttaaaatatctataCAACTTTCTAAATCGCCCTGTATATTCAATAGAGCCCAAAAAATATAAGAAATATAAGTACAGTCGCGgaatcaaaataaatcaagatGACAAAATATGACAAGagaaaaaatgaggttatattaacgtaaaagttgttttagagtttacaATATGAAAATGACAATACTGTCCGAAAATTTatttccgcaactgtacatataaTTTCTTTCAGGTtgctatttaattttttattgatgaaGAAGAACGTTAAACTCCCAACAAATGTTTGTATCATTATATTGGATTTAATAGACGAAACGGCTAAGATAATTGCTATTTAAGATCCTAAAGTTCATAATTTGCTGTAGTGCGATAATTAGTTTAATTTGGAttagattaattaattaggaTTTTACATTAGACgattgcaaaaatgaaatgttgcattaaaataaaagagacCTCTGACAAGTGAGCACAAACGCGAGAGCCGGATCTCCGACATCCCTCTTTAAATATAAAACTTcaagtaataatttattcattaaaatgtaaaagctgtttaattttaactcttCATTTCAGTTTGCAAATAGTGAATTGATTCAGGCGCAGTAAAATAATTCCAGATTTACTTAACAATGGCACTGTTATTGACATTCGGTTCATTACAAAGTTTGTCTATTGTATAAGCCGATCGCAAAGCTTATATAAGAGACTAATATAATTTGTGTTTGTTGAAAacttaaattataaatggcaCACACGCAACTTAAATATAACTCAATTGGTAGGATATCAAAAGCACCATGCACTTTAATTAAGTGCCGCTCGAGTGTGCTTTCAGCCgatgaaattatattttcaagtttttcatttttcaagaTTTGTCACAGAGCAGATGTCTTTCAAAATTATTCGTTCATTCAGGGAAAAAATGATGTGATTGTAATAAATCTTCCGGAACAGGGTAATTTGTTACGAAATTGCTTTATGTGGAgcttgtaatttaaaaaaaaaattataaggaCATCTGAAAGCGCACTGCATTTAATACCCTTACAAAACCcgtataaattaaattgatttgTTTTACATCCCACTAACTAGAAAGTTATAGGGTAAATGTAAAACGATTCCACCTGCTCTCCATAAACCTTAGATTCTCAAATATGATTTATGAGCCTATAAATTACGACTTTATGTggaaaattgaataaaacacAGAAAACACTATAATGTTCCAGAATCGAAGTGTTGTATATCATCTGATAATGAAAGGACAAGGCTTTCCTTTCAATTTTATTAGGCTGATGATGGAGTGCATGTTCACGAACTTTTGTCTTAGTGAATCCAAAGTATATGTAAGCACAATAGGTGCTTCCGAAGAAGATAGACGAGAGTTTTTGATTAGAACAGAATTATCCAAAGCAAACGACGCTACTTATCTACGTTTTCGACATTACGAGCATCAACTTaccaattattttgaaatcgaCCCTCGCCAGACCCTGGAATGGTTCCTACGTCAAAAGTAATTATTACGTAAATCACATGACGCATTTAAACCGCCCTCACCTTGGTGTTCGACAAGTTTCGTTTGTGTTTCAGTGAGAGTGTAGGTATAGTTTTGAACCGATTCCATAAAGCTTCgctgaaatttacatttaatctTTAACGCAAACTGAGGATTTTGCGATAGGACAGCGCCGCCACGGCAAAATGGACGAATGAGGTATGACGGCTATAATAATCTGACAAAATGAGggtgtaaataatttaataaataggTGAGATTATATCGCTGCGGTTGGGTCGGGATCCGCATCTCATGAAACATTCAAGCGTTTATTACACAGGAGCCACCATACATATACATACATTAGCACTTAGGTGTACGCAACGCACAATAAATTTCTACGTTTGTTACGGCTTATTCACGCCCGATGAcctaaaaaatttttaatgaaatcgtCGGTAAGTGTAATTTGCTTGAATGTTTCATTAGTTAGTTTTTCCGTCGTAATTAAATGCTTCCAGGTAGGCTTTTcctgaaatataaattatattatgaGCACTTTAAAGTAGGCTTTTTGGTAAAGAGACTTTAAATTGATGTCGGTGGGAGATGAAAATACGtcgtttttatcaaaaaacgtAATTCGTAAACACTGTCCAAAAAACTCCTTCAAATATGTGCCTACTTTTGGAGCACCTACGCGCTCACTTATTCGTGATTTTATCATTACTAACGGGCGTTCAGTGTATactgaataaattaaaattaagtcAAGCTGAAATTCAAAGCTTGCTTAGCAATTTCGTATCTTTTTTATTCTCGaataaaaaaggaaatttgGTAGTGCCCTTAGCCTTTCTGCCACATAGTCGAAACAAAACAACCATAAAAATTAGAGAACATcatatctaatttttttttctcatccACCCATCAAAGTCAAGTCACTTAATCTACAtcttcttattttttatttagttgggGAATtccattgaaaaaaaagttgttgaCCTTCTCGCTCTCGTTTAACCTTGTTGAATCACAGGATTCTATCGATCTTGCTCTACCGTGTCcgtttaaaaacgaaacagtAAGTGCGGAGGATAATAAATCTTATAAATTGAACAATAGGTTAGGGGTGCGTAGAGTGTGTTTATCTACCGACAAGCAATTATGCGAAAAATCAATCCTGTCCTAGAAAAATATTACTTAGCGACATGATTGTCTCAATTTTATCAAGTTTTTTGTTGCAGCAATTTTGCCAAAAGAATTGATTAATTTGTTTAGCAATTTGTCCACTACAGAAACTTCACTATTCAGTAGAACAAAAAATACTCAGAAGTGTGTTTCGAGAAAAAGgcattttagtaatttttttcaactgctgatttttttttaagcttAGTCAAATGAAAACAGACAACAACGCATTAAAGCGATAGGAGTTGTTAGAAGCACCAGTGAATATCAAGATTAGCCTCTCAGATTTTTGGTTGTAAGATATAGAGGTACCTCTACAAGAGGTGTTGCAAATGATTGGTATGAAGCTGAAACAGAATGTGGAATAAGATCGTTTGTGCTTTTTCACCCTATATTTCGTCTTAACCCTAACAGTACGTTCTGCGATATTCAGTAACGAATCTCATTTTTGCTTTGGTATGCATGATGATCCTTATACCTAAGTACATGGAGTCAGAAGAATTCGTTGTGAAAGGCAAAATTggtcatttttaatgaaatgtaGTCGATACTGTAGGCACTACGATTTGGGGTGCCATTTGCTGGGGTAGCTATTACTTCTGATCTCTATTCAGGGCAGTATGACTGTAGTCCGCTGGGTTAAATAGGTTCTAGAAACCGTTGCTGTCAAAATgttggtgaaattgaaaatttcaacAGTATAATGCTCGTCCACATATTCTTTATGTCACCACAGACCTTTTAGAACAatctcaaatttattttttctctcGGTCATCAAGCCATTTCACTTTTCAACAATTAAATATGATTGTTGGGGATGCTCCAGCATTTCCATTTGAAGATATCTCAGCTCGTTTTAGACAGATAATCTTATACAATCAAcaacaaacatttaaaattgtgGTGATTAACTGTTGTAAAAAATGATgaagaaatacatatttttttaactgaaaatgtGCATTGCATTGTTTATGATTTAACTCAACATTTCTGAGACAATGTTGATGGTTTGGCCAGCTTAAAAGTACCGCTTTTATCATTATAGGAGTAATATCATCAGCAGCAGCAACATCGGACGCGGTcagtgtttggatgggtggctGGCAGGGAAATCGCGTTTTGACATATGAACCAACTCCGACGTAGATGCCAGTTGAAAACCGGGCGTATAGAAGGTAAAggataatatttaaaaaaatgcaatatcaaagaaattatcattacttaatagaatttttcataatacatgTTTTAAAGGGCAGAATTCCCATCACTACTGAAATGTAAACAAAGCTGAAAagttataatttaatataaatgtatACCCGTTAAGCCCACTATACATTAGCAGAAtataattatcacaaaattcTCATCGATAAAAGCGTAATACATTCAAAATTCCGGTATTACTGAGAACGATGATTAAGTGCGGAACATCCAATTTCCATAAAATACAACcaaataattaattctttGGCAGGTTTTAGTTCCGAACACGCATAACTCATTTTGATCTCATTATTCATTCAATTAAAGGTGTCGAGATAAATTGATACTGAAACATTTCAGTCTTTTAATTGGTTTGTACTAGCATAAAAAGTTATTTGGTTATTTTCTACCAATATTAAAAACGTtaatatttagaaaatattgCAAATGGAACAGCACATTTTTTATCGATTTGCTGGTTTTGACCAATAACAGAGCAGTAAACGTAATGATTCATTATGAATAATCCCTAGTAACAGGATGGTAAAACAGTTTTCGTTTTATGATGGTAACAGATAATAGCTACAATAATGAAAATACTCGATAAAACTAAACTCTAAGTTCGGTAGCATTACAGTTATTAATACCATAAAGAACTGATAATGATCGAACGAATAATTATGTTGTTATAATCAATTAAGctcatttcattaatttatagtTCGTACGCTGACacattgcacgtttttaaattctaatttCAAAACATAacgtagtgaaaaatactaaattccCCATCTCAATTTATGGAGTATACGACAATACACGCAGAGTGACTGTTAATAGTGGATAAAAATGTGTACCTACTGCTTTTTCATTACatcaatgttttttaagacaacAGAATACACTTTTTCTtctattattttgttaaaaagaatgataataattataattgaaattttttaataaacaattgtcaaaacattgtcatgttggtatgagccaaacagtGATTTTCGTGATAATACGGTTAGTCACACTGAgtatcaacatttttttaaagtaactgGGCCTCCGCCCTGAccagcgagagtttatttcaaattcgaaaaagattTCTGCTAATTTCTCcttcaatttgttttgaaaatgaattcgcggaagaaaggtacgggaagtgaagtgaacataaccttaactacgatttggtgtcaaattgttatacagctggtccatatgcgTACATTTTATGGTGGTACAGAgtggttttttacttaattttgacattgacatttgtttattaaaaaaatttcactataagtataccgtgccttcaaataaatttggagTAGAGTAGACTGTGACTTATTGtctagagatattttcatatttgatggtggaaacaaaagactgagaaatgtcacaaatttgtattgtcagtgtcaaatttctcaaagacgttcgtgatttcgacagaaatgcagcaaattggcaataagaaagttattaatcgtcgaactagagacataatttgcaatacgtttgattatatgaaaataacttttccttttgaagcactgacaaaaCTGGTTtcctttgaatttattttttcaatctatttaccgaaaatttaaatttaactagacattcctttttacggcatttatgagaaatttgacactgacaatacaattttgtgacatttctcagtcttttgtttccgtcaccaaatatgaaaatacctctagtAACGATTGGTAGACTTTGGAGCACTGACAGTTGtcaaattaattcaaattacaaaagttgTGAGGCattcatttataattaatttttattacttatttataataagatgagataagataaaatttttcttcttgaAAGTAATTTTCGAAGTGGTAGGTTTGAAAACGGACAATATGTTTATTCAATTAATCAGTGCATACAGGAGTTCCGTCAACAGTTTCCTAATCTTGGAACCACTTGTACACAGCTTGTAAAACAAATTCATGCTTTACATTTACATCCACAGAAAAATTGGTGTTTAGCTAGTGGTTTCGAGAAGGCGAATCATCGGACCAATATTTCTTAACCAAACCGTAACTGCTGCAAGATATCGCAATGATTTATTAGAATCCTTTCTCAATGAGTTACATGACGATGAATTTACCGAAGATAATGCTACAGCACATTCCACGCGTCAAACAAGTGCTTATTTGAAAGAATTCTTTTGACACCCGAGTGGTGGAATTTCCTGCAAGGTCTCCATATGTTACAATAATGGACTACTTTGTTTATCCACACCTCAAAAACACAGTTTTTAGAAGCACTATCGAAGAACTTTGTTAGGCTACTAGAGATGTTCGTGCTAACATAATCCCCTAACCATGGAAAACGCATTTGACGACATGGAGCCGCGAGTTCGTTTGTGCATTCAAACTgaaagacaacattttgaactGCTCCTAAGAAACGTACACATTTAtcattagctaagaaagtGGAAACAAAAGTAGCCGGATTTTGATATCAGAGGaactattaaattattgtcctcggatgactcattagctttattcaatgaagatgttgctgaagaattaaaaaaaaaaacatccttcaccatctAGCGAACTATTTTTCCCAGACGCTTTCAAACCAGGAgacttttctttaatagtcaatgagcaaaacgttcgaggAGCTATCAATTCCTTTTctgccggttcttcaccagttttagatggcatgagaccacaatacttgaaatatatcatatctttgtcagcgggtGAAGCAGGTCAGCAGATACTAAGAGCTTGAACAaaactgtgtaattttttattgtctggccaacttccttcagaaatttgtcatttattatatggtgcgtctttatgtgGCCTTCGtaagaaagatggaggaattcgatttcaaaaacgcctttaactcagttgaacgggattgtattctATAATAAGTGCAAGTGTTGGAGCGCAGCAAGGAGATCCTggtcccatgatttttagtcttgccattcaaccaattgttttatctttggattctcagctgaatatttggtatttagatcatggaaccttagctgattacccagaagtaatTTTGTCTGACattaagaaagttatcaatttatccagaaaaattggtcctgaattaaactttaacaaatgcgagatcttttggcgttctggagacacaaatttaaaagtcattaaggaatttcaaaatttgataccaggtattaaaatttgtgcccGAGGTTTATCACTTTTAGGTTCTCCAATCTTTGAAAATCTCTCAACGCTGAACTTCttagcagacacgtggcttataacgggtgttttttttattaagaacaactccattttcgaaattttctaattatattaattcacttgattcttctttaaagtcttctttagaaagaatactaatttacgtttaactgatttacaacggtgtcagtccactttaccgattagatttggtgaaTTGGAAATTCGCCGCATTTCCGCTATTTGCCTCCTATTTTCAattcatggtgttaaaaagcttgtttctctattactaaattcaaagaataatgagcttattattcaccattatgagaacgaaagacctagagacttggcttgttttaaggctttgcaatgcagagaatcagaatcttggttacatgcaatacgtTCTCCTAATATTGATACTCTCTTAGATAACACTCCAAGTTTGTTTTGGTTTAAggttgggttgtaatctttgaacccctcatatttgcaaatgcaatgcgaaagttgacgaaattggcatccacggtctaagttgttccaaaaccagtggtagattttccagacacagtgaaattaattatattatcaaCCGCTCTTTgccttctattcatgttatttcaactttagaaccaaacggactgtctcgggatgatggaaaacgcccagatgggatgactttagtaccgtggactAAAGGTCAATCTTTAGTTTGGGAAGTTACTGTTGGAGATACACTTGCAGTTACACAGacagttacgttttgaaaaaatctgaagtttcaggttttgccgctgaaatcgcttcaaacgcaaacatagcaaatatagttcaattatttcgtcaaattacatatttaaaggtttagcctttaaaaccttaggcccttggtgcaaagaagctatcgatttcattaatgtcatcgaaaaccgacttattgcggaaagaggcgattcaaaatcaacgAAATTCTTTTTCGAAAGGATTTCCCTGGAAACGGTGCAAGTATTCGGGGAACTTTTCAAGATTCGgtattattatcggaaatttttgtattgtaaaacaaaaatagtaTGTAAGTACTTCATACATTAcctaatattttatattttttgttttaaattttacgtttcctttataagtttttattttacgatCATAATAAACACGTGCACTGTGCTGTCTTTAAAAATTGCTTGTTgccaacttcataataaaatcacaacCTGCTCCAATTCCGCATTTATTTGAATCATGAATTCACTTTCAAATCACTGATCCCATTATCACCTgatgtaatatttatttaaacaaagatTACAACTCAGCTGTTACTGCATGATGtgatttttattcaatttatAAGATCTTACTATACAAGATAAGTTAACATAAATCAcatttaatacattttctaacaatatttaaattctCTTGTAGATTCTTTTGCTTTGTGGACCCTTATCACTGGTCATGGTCtacaaacagaaaaaaaaaaatatgagtagaaaaagaaattttcttgGGCTTTAAACTTACGACAACAAGTTCGGTGTCGGAGAATTTGTACACTCTGGTTCCAACTTTGCCGGTTGGAGTTTTTGAGTTCACCGTCAAGGTATCACCGTTGAGTTGGGCCGTGCTCTTGAAAGCAAAGCAACATTATTTAACCCAGACAAAGATGGAGATTTAATACTTACTTTGAGGGTGATGTTATTAGGCATCGGTTCGTCTACTTCCTGGCCCAATATAAAAGTCGATGAGGCGTTCTCCACTCCGGAGTCGCTGTTCAATGAAATTTTGTTCCCATCAACGACCACTTCAAGTTTAGGTTTGAGTGTGTCAGCTGCTTTGGCTTTATCTTCAGGAATGCCTACGGAAGCAAATTAGTCAATCAATAAATGAACTCCGTCTAATAAGATTATTACTGCATACCTAGAGTGACAAGGTACTCCACAAAATTCTCGTTCTTGACGTGTTGGTATTTTCCTGCGATCTGAACCATGTTTGTCGTTTAATACGAAACTTCCAAATTAAACTGCACAGGGCTTGGAGGAGCACCGGCTTTTATATGATTCGTCAAGTTGCTTTTTCACCGAAAAAAGATAAGATTTATTTGATCTCGTTATCGTAACATGTATCTGCAAATTGCAACTTAACCTTACGTCCTTACGTTGCAATAAAAGTGATTAAATTTAGatacaattttttgcaaataaaagTGGAAACATGAAACTCAACGTTTCGTACTAACAATGACgtttctttgtttttatatttcatcCTCCAGCAaagagtttaataaaaaactatATTTCGCATCGAtctcattaattattttctctCATCAACGCCAAACTCCAAAGAATGTCATTGCTTATGCATTGTCCACTAATGGAAATTTTATGTTGTGCAAGTGATACACCGATCCGTTATTTggttttagaaaaatatcGATAATTTTTTGCACTCTCAATGAATAGAAATGTATTCCCGTTGCAAAACGCACGGTTCGAAACATTGCATCACCACAATCTGATATTGTTTCGTTTGTTATTTACCCAAAGCTCCAGAAGAATGTTTAGCATTTAGAATTGTGGAATACATATTTCGGTTActcattgttttgttgttcggtacttattaaataatattattgttcCATTACTTCAGCTGCTAACggtgtaattaattaaatacgataGCGAAGCCTGCGAGGCTAATGTAGTATTGATTTTGCAGAATTCTGATTGATTGATATTTTATTGAGTTGAAAATAATGACACTCCAGGGATATTGAGTGACTAtctagttaaatttaaaattttcaggaAGATGAATAATGCTGCAAAAACCTCTTTCTGAAagtcattataaaattttcttttaccttGAAAGTGAAGGGTTTTTATCAAAACAACTGATTGCTCGTTATCTCTCTGTGCAGCCTATTTAAAATCTTAAAATATACTTTGTATCTTTGAACCTGCACCATGATATAGACAGACAgtgatgaaaatattccagATGTTGATTTTCCGCAATCTGTTTATACCTATcgttaattaattcaaaataaaacaaacacgaAATTGTAATGTGTTTACACAAATACATTACCATAACCGTACATCTACATAAACAAATTCGTAAATATTGAAACAACGAACATGTGTACGTACATTGTAtggttgtttttttctttcatataAATCAGAAAATAGGTGTGAATATTCCACTAGTGAAAATATAACTAAGTAATATTATATAATATTGTGACACCAccacaatagtatattatacaccaaggtgaagaagttcatgattatagccagagcgccaagattagagcccgaggcgtgctgaggacttcttcaccgtggtttatatactatttttttcactactagatacgttaaaaccctttctgataataattattaatcaaattattttgtctgatgCGCGAGTTCTCAtgtttcaacggttgctatgaaaatcgtctacgttaaccaatgaaatcaacgaaaatctttcgttgctaattgacggctgttcattattgaccttgggagagaaattctacttctggggtcggttcgagagtcaataatgacgccttctgagactagtagtgaaaaaaatattcgacaatctttgactactcgtggtattataactgaaatttgttattttaaacattgatttggtttattgaatagtctgttgaatacaactcgtagtcaaagatagtaggatatttttccgatggtATCACTCATGGTCATTACGCTTTCGAACACCATTCGTGCTACGCACTCATGGCGTTCATAAAGCGAATGATCATTCGTGataccaccacaaaaatattcgacaatCTTTGACTATTCGTGGTATTATAACTGACAATTTACACAAAGCTGTAtgcatttaaaattcttttttatttttttctgtagTAAAGCCTTCAAAATTAAGATTGTACTCATTTATTCAATAATCTGTGaagtgtcaaaatttaaaaatcatgaTTTTGAGTTTGTTCTCTTTTGATCTAGTTGGAGAACTTATATAATGAATAAGATTATCAAAtgataaaaattgtatatCAAAAACTTCCATAAACTGTCTGATTTAAAATGCTCTCTTATCAGTCGTGCAAATACTTGAACGTTAAAAATCATACCGTGAACCGTGAACCGTGAACCGTGACTAATACAAGGCGGGTGTTATATAAAATATATCAACTAAacgttaattaatattatcaaTTGAATAGTACAAgataatcatttttaatttaatacaaagtGCAATGTTTTCTAATTTTACACGATAGTCTTTAGACTGAATAGCGCATAAAGAAATGATGTATAATcggttatttattaaaaaaaaaataattatttgtgtgATATTTTAGTAACGTTCTACTAGCAATGAACCCAAACGAGGAAATAG contains the following coding sequences:
- the LOC138135613 gene encoding fatty acid-binding protein, adipocyte-like, whose amino-acid sequence is MVQIAGKYQHVKNENFVEYLVTLGIPEDKAKAADTLKPKLEVVVDGNKISLNSDSGVENASSTFILGQEVDEPMPNNITLKSTAQLNGDTLTVNSKTPTGKVGTRVYKFSDTELVVTMTSDKGPQSKRIYKRI